AAAGTAGGAACTTCCGTATTCGTTCGTGTTCGAGAAGGATTCACTGCGGAGTTTGAGATAGAGTCCACGGCCGACGAGAATATCACGATCAAAGCCGTTCCGGATAAGAAGATCATTCCGGACAATCCCGCGTACAATACGGATCGCACCATCGTTAGAAAAAATAAAGGCAAGATCAAGTCTCTCGGAAAATTAAAAGGCAACCTTACGGCTACAGTTACCGCAATCGACCCCGCTACCGGACTCTTAACTTTGCAGGGACAGAGAAGCTCCACATTCAACGGAGAGCCTTCTTCCGTGGTCTTAACGGGGAGGGTGTCCCCGGAATCCCTTTCCAGAGATAATTCGGTGGATGCG
This sequence is a window from Leptospira wolffii serovar Khorat str. Khorat-H2. Protein-coding genes within it:
- a CDS encoding flagellar basal body L-ring protein FlgH; protein product: MLRKALFVFFTTLSLSMLGLIAQEQSQWQDKNPYSRMQNLKVGTSVFVRVREGFTAEFEIESTADENITIKAVPDKKIIPDNPAYNTDRTIVRKNKGKIKSLGKLKGNLTATVTAIDPATGLLTLQGQRSSTFNGEPSSVVLTGRVSPESLSRDNSVDADRIADLQLQFTGRIQPKNLQPPIALKTVNNPDGTVTVKAELSEEEKQRYILEQLNRLLGESR